Proteins from a single region of Hordeum vulgare subsp. vulgare chromosome 6H, MorexV3_pseudomolecules_assembly, whole genome shotgun sequence:
- the LOC123401258 gene encoding uncharacterized protein LOC123401258 — protein sequence MDYERIEKPSFPTQGGGFSPKRLRAMLLGVERRRKDDGVEGRQQEEEEEEEYGAVPMASVRSDDDARRGGSVCEEYKDVDVVSTMSGSSSSLDTGSGHRSRDSHSMGSRFRVPEEDSCDSESVASNFEFHKERGASARSAPTAVVAPFSKPPPSKWDDAQKWIASPATNRPGRAGGAFPRKMEKTGFGGGRLPPTKVVLEAMEEIDTKRIDSSQEKREIGWQKAANWATPEPYPEVEPCAKSAPGAESTIIDSAVTLSCDSSTTLHSATACIPPPPTGRSVSMRDMGTEMTPIASQEPSRTGTPVRATSPDCSRPTTPRRTLGINAAGGVINRGECSNADLSEEELQMKTRREIMLLGTQLGKTSIAAWASKKEEEKDASLSLKTVSSDQSAQNATEIRAAAWEEAEKAKYLARFKREEIKIHAWEDHQKAKIEAEMRKIEVEVERMRARAQDKLMSKLASTRHTADEQRAAAESKRDQSAARTAEQAEHIRRTGRMPPSLGCWNWCS from the exons ATGGACTACGAGCGCATCGAGAAGCCGTCGTTCCCCACGCAG GGCGGGGGCTTCTCGCCGAAGCGGCTGCGCGCGATGCTGCTGGGCGTGGAGAGGCGCCGCAAGGACGACGGCGTGgaggggcggcagcaggaggaggaggaggaggaggagtacggcGCGGTGCCCATGGCCTCCGTCAGATCCGACGACGACGCGCGCC GAGGAGGCAGCGTCTGCGAAGAATACAAGGACGTGGACGTGGTGAGCACGATGTCGGGGTCTTCGTCCTCGCTGGACACCGGGAGCGGGCACCGGTCGCGGGACTCCCACTCCATGGGCTCGAGGTTCAGGGTGCCCGAGGAGGACTCGTGCGATTCAGAGAGCGTGGCGTCCAACTTCGAGTTCCATAAGGAGCGAGGGGCCTCCGCTCGGTCAGCGCCCACGGCGGTGGTCGCACCGTTCTCCAAGCCCCCGCCGTCGAAGTGGGATGATGCCCAGAAATGGATCGCCAGCCCGGCGACGAACCGTCCTGGTAGGGCTGGTGGAGCTTTCCCAAGGAAGATGGAGAAAACTGGCTTTGGTGGAGGGAGGCTGCCGCCGACGAAGGTTGTGCTGGAGGCCATGGAGGAAATAGATACCAAGAGGATCGATTCGAGCCAAGAGAAGAGGGAGATTGGGTGGCAGAAAGCGGCGAACTGGGCCACGCCGGAGCCCTATCCAGAAGTGGAGCCTTGTGCAAAGTCTGCACCTGGTGCAGAAAGTACTATAATTGATTCAGCTG TTACTTTGAGCTGTGATTCATCTACCACACTTCATAGTGCCACTGCATGCATACCTCCCCCACCAACAGGCCGGTCAGTATCGATGAGGGACATGGGTACTGAAATGACCCCAATTGCAAGCCAAGAACCATCCCGGACAGGAACACCTGTGAGAGCAACAAGCCCGGATTGCTCTCGGCCAACTACTCCACGAAGGACATTGGGTATCAATGCAGCTGGCGGTGTTATCAACCGCGGTGAATGTAGCAATGCAGATTTAAGCGAAGAGGAGTTGCAAATGAAGACTAGGAGAGAGATAATGCTTCTTGGCACCCAACTAGGTAAAACCAGCATCGCGGCATGGGCAAgtaagaaggaagaggaaaaggacGCATCACTTTCTCTCAAGACAGTGTCATCAGACCAATCTGCACAAAATGCAACCGAAATACGTGCAGCTGCTTGGGAGGAGGCAGAGAAGGCCAAATACTTAGCAAG GTTCAAACGAGAAGAGATCAAGATCCACGCATGGGAAGATCACCAGAAAGCCAAAATCGAAGCAGAAATGAGAAAAATTGAG GTCGAGGTGGAGAGGATGCGAGCCCGTGCCCAGGACAAGCTGATGAGCAAGCTCGCGTCCACAAGGCACACTGCAGACGAGCAGCGAGCTGCCGCAGAGTCGAAGAGGGACCAGAGCGCCGCGAGGACTGCAGAGCAGGCAGAGCACATCAGGAGAACCGGCCGGATGCCGCCCTCGCTTGGCTGCTGGAACTGGTGCTCGTAG
- the LOC123401259 gene encoding DNA-directed RNA polymerase II subunit 4, with the protein MSGEEEENAAELKIGEEFLKAKCLMNCEVAIILEHKWEQLQHMSDGGADQVSQVFEKSQAYVKRFSRYKNPDAVRQVRETLSRYSLVEFELCTLGNLCPDTADEAKALVPSLVPGGRFDSDDRVDKMLNDLSLIKKFE; encoded by the exons AtgtccggcgaggaggaggagaacgccgcCGAGCTCAAGATCGGCGAAG AGTTTCTCAAGGCCAAGTGCCTGATGAACTGCGAGGTGGCGATAATCCTGGAGCACAAGTGGGAGCAGCTGCAGCACATGTCGGACGGCGGCGCCGACCAGGTCTCGCAGGTGTTCGAGAAGTCGCAGGCCTACGTCAAGCGCTTCAGCCGCTACAAGAACCCCGACGCCGTCCGCCAGGTCCGCGAGACGCTCTCCCGCTACAGCCTCGTCGAGTTCGAGCTATGCACCCTCGGCAACCTCTGCCCTGACACCGCCGACGAGGCCAAGGCGCTCGTGCCCTCCCTCGTCCCCGGCGGCAGGTTCGACAGCGACGACAGGGTCGACAAGATGCTCAACGACCTCTCCCTCATCAAGAAGTTCGAGTAG